From the Aspergillus puulaauensis MK2 DNA, chromosome 1, nearly complete sequence genome, the window TAACGAATAAGCATAAGCATTCTTGGTGGCGGTCTTACTCTTCCATAGtccatactccgtactccgtacagtaGTATTCTTATTTGTGTTCTTTATGAACAGACATAAACCCCAAAATCCAAACACAAAAGAACCGAGACCGCAGCAAAATAGCGGAAGGCCCGTGGGGTGGGCAAACTTGGCATCCATTCCAAGCGGGGCTGTGGTTCCCAATCGGGGGCTGCCAAGCCTGTCAGtgtctgtcagtgtcagtgtcgGCCTGTCAGTCATGTCATGTTATGTCATGGCCTGGCAATACACTCCCAGGGATGTGGACGGCCACTGACTCGCGCTCTCAGACCACCTACCCGCCTACAGTGGTCCaggtattttattttattttttggcCGGACCGTTGGAAACCAAACTTGGTACAGCGGGTCGAGCTCGACGCATTCCGTAAGTGTTATTAAAGTTTTTGGGAATGGTATGTGTAAAAACCGTTGGGTGACGTGTGATAGATCGATTTGGGGAAAGCCTTGCAGTGGCGAACCTTGCTTGAGAGAGGGTCTTTAAACTTTTTGAAGTACGATGCATGTTTAGCGTAGGGAAGGGCGTTGGATAAGGTTTGCCTTCTTCCAGGCGTTCAGTATCTGTCATGTTTACTGTGTATCTGAATTTACAAGTTAGGGGAGAAAAGTGCAGTGCCAACGGCTGCTAGCCTGCTACTGTCAAATTCGAGTCATTATCATGCTAGGGAGACGCTCCGCTCGCTCCATCGGTATCAAAATATCAACAAAATCAATTCCTTAACTGTGCAGTCCGCATGAAGCCAGCGGGTCTCTCGAAAAAGGCGGCTTTGCTGTTAATCTGCTCCACTAACTCTAATGCTAGCCAGCCTCTCCTCCACTCGTCGCACTATCTCGGGGTCTGGCTCCGGCTTCTGTTTTTTGGGCCTGTGGCATGTTAGTCACACAAatcatggacatggaccATGTGGATGGGGTGCAGGGGGCAACCTACGGGTCTCGTTTGGTTTCAGCACACTTCTCCTGTCCACAACTGGAACAGGTCTTCTCGCCCGACCGGTAGATAGTATCGCACTGGTGGCAGATGTACCGCACCCGTTGACGCGGTTTTTTCCAAGTCCGTGGAGGTGGCTGGAACGGCGGTTCTGCATCGCCGGGATAGCCATCGGGATATTTGTCCAGTTTAGGTCTGCGTAAATGTTAGCCAAATTTCTATGTAGATTCAGCTTTGGGGTAATTCCAAGTGAAGACGTACGGATCACGAGGACAAATCTTGCACCGAATATGCTTGCAGCTGGCGCATTCAGTCGCGTGGGGAGCAAATATCGTATTGCAGCGGTGACAAGTCCGTCGCACTCGCTGCCGGGCAGGCCTGCGGATGAGATCCTGGCCGCCGGTTCGCGAGGGGAGCGTCAGCTTGTGTTCTTTCGGCTTGGGTTGCACAGGCTGGCTCTTCTGAGCGACGATGGTCTGGAGCGCGGTCTCGGTCCGGTCTTTCTGGTCCTTGGACTTCGCTGCAGGGTGACGCGGGCACTTCTTGCAACGGACGTGCTGGCAGTTGACGCAGACCTTGTCGGGGCCGAATGTGGTCTGGCAGCGGTGGCAGGTACGGCGGACGCGCATGCGGATGGTC encodes:
- a CDS encoding uncharacterized protein (COG:S;~EggNog:ENOG410PNS1), which encodes MSTPGSQSEDKQDGLSKVISRMRTVLRRTSSTKSSPKATKETIAPAQPESSKEPASQPEPKAKPTTEPAPEPTSFSNWGALQEEKARVLFAKYGLTLEPGEWKAATDVPVQRVTKTIRMRVRRTCHRCQTTFGPDKVCVNCQHVRCKKCPRHPAAKSKDQKDRTETALQTIVAQKSQPVQPKPKEHKLTLPSRTGGQDLIRRPARQRVRRTCHRCNTIFAPHATECASCKHIRCKICPRDPPKLDKYPDGYPGDAEPPFQPPPRTWKKPRQRVRYICHQCDTIYRSGEKTCSSCGQEKCAETKRDPPKKQKPEPDPEIVRRVEERLASIRVSGAD